The following proteins are encoded in a genomic region of Pseudorca crassidens isolate mPseCra1 chromosome 1, mPseCra1.hap1, whole genome shotgun sequence:
- the TRAPPC6B gene encoding trafficking protein particle complex subunit 6B isoform X5 has product MISENGRCITKLENMGFRVGQGLIERFTKDTARFKDELDIMKFICKDFWTTVFKKQIDNLRTNHQGIYVLQDNKFRLLTQMSAGKQYLEHASKYLAFTCGLIRGGLSNLGIKSIVTAEVSSMPACKFQVMIQKL; this is encoded by the exons gaaaatggaCGCTGTATAACTAAGCTGGAAAACATGGGGTTTCGAGTGGGACAAGGATTGATAGAAAG GTTTACAAAAGATACTGCAAGGTTCAAGGATGAGTTAGATATCATGAAGTTCATCTGTAAAGATTTTTGGACTACAGTATTCAAGAAACAAATTGACAATCTAAGGACAAATCATCAG GGCATCTACGTACTTCAGGACAACAAATTTCGCCTGCTTACTCAAATGTCTGCAGGAAAACAGTATTTAGAACATGCATCAAAG tacttagCATTTACATGTGGCTTAATCAGAGGTGGCTTATCAAACTTGGGGATAAAAAGTATTGTAACAGCTGAAGTATCTTCAATGCCTGCCT gTAAATTTCAAGTGATGATACAGAAGCTATAG